A DNA window from Rhipicephalus sanguineus isolate Rsan-2018 chromosome 8, BIME_Rsan_1.4, whole genome shotgun sequence contains the following coding sequences:
- the LOC119403333 gene encoding uncharacterized protein LOC119403333, which yields MESLRELTGLNPHDLVSEEDLVLVKPHEPLPWLEPLPNGVSVHRDGTYLRLSRDALVARHKAGCLGKMSAQVAVFAGCPRFCCSSRFQEAAAQLCSRAATVVLVHNLNALPDLVALFPSADALYLLHDVAVHQHWKPSKEDDGIPQQRPLADGELGDHVKIGNRYLSGMQLDPVQLV from the exons ATGGAAAGCCTGCGCGAGCTCACCGGCCTGAACCCGCACGATTTGGTCTCGGAGGAGGACCTGGTGCTGGTCAAGCCCCACGAGCCCCTGCCGTGGCTCGAGCCTCTTCCCAACGGGGTCAGCGTCCACCGCGACGGGACTTACCTGCGCCTGAGTAGAGACGCGCTGGTGGCTCGACACAAGGCAGGATGTCTGGGCAAGATGAGCGCCCAG GTCGCGGTGTTTGCGGGCTGTCCCCGCTTTTGCTGCTCGAGTCGCTTCCAGGAGGCCGCGGCGCAGCTGTGCTCACGCGCCGCCACCGTGGTTCTGGTTCACAACTTGAATGCCCTGCCAGATCTGGTCGCCCTGTTCCCGTCGGCAGACGCCCTCTACCTGCTGCACGACGTCGCAGTGCACCAGCACTGGAAGCCCTCCAAGGAGGACGACGGGATACCGCAACAGCGCCCTCTAGCCGACGGCGAGCTGGGTGACCAT GTGAAAATTGGTAACCGGTATCTATCAGGTATGCAACTGGATCCCGTCCAGCTAGTTTAA